In Melanotaenia boesemani isolate fMelBoe1 chromosome 18, fMelBoe1.pri, whole genome shotgun sequence, the sequence ACTTTCAATAAAACTGGCAAGTTTCAAGTTCTTTGGTCAACCCAGTCCAGAGTTagagtcacttcctgtttttgtgGGGGGGGGATATCTAGATGTGTACAGGATGAAAAGTGACagagaaaattaaaagtttaatctttGCATGATTGCAAAATCTGCAGATTGACAGGTATGAAAGGGCTAAACAGTAGCTCTTTGCAATGACAGCAGCTGAGAgtgctgccatggcaaccatgcccccaccctttcccccatagcagcagacaggcaggctcaggttacacatacacacacatggcaCTGTGAAGTCACTGTGTGCAAGCCTCCGAACTTCTTGCTGCTGAAAGCAAACCGTAAtacatatgaaaataattctttcaccgttaGGTGCAGAAGGCTTTGAGGGACACGAGGATATAAGTCTTGTCACTGTACTGCAAACAGAACTTAAATGgcagcagttttaaaacatgGTTCCATCAATGGGGATTCTGAGTGGGGAGAAAAGACTTTGTGTCTTTCTGAGCCTCATAGCTCCAAATCTGTACGTCCTAGCCCAAAATGAGCTCCTGATAAAttgaagccaacaaaaaaacctacgttttgatgtaaaaattgtgtctgtagagcaaaaactctggccgtgagagaactttgtttaagcATGTCTTTTTGAAGCAAAAGCTAGAGGGAGGCAGAGGGAGAGGATTTTGGCACTTTTTGCTAAAACTTCAACAGTGATTGTGAACAAACTGTAAGAGACATGAAAATGCCCTTCGGGCCAGTGATAGGTTTATCTTTCGTGAcccgtttaaactttgaatggtgtttctaggtgAAGATATGGCTGAGCTGTAGGCTTCCAAAGTGACCTATGTTTTTCGGGCTGCTCAGAGCcaaatcccattcattcctatgggaaAACAGGTCTCCAAAAAATCGCGGTTTATTGCGATTTACTCGAGAACCGCCAGACTTTTGTACGAGAAAAGTCATACCACACATGTCCCGATCGAGACGCACAGATTGATGTAACTTTTGTGGGGGTAGAGTGAAAGCTGTAGGAGGAGATAGCCGCCAAAGTTTTGAGCggagaaaaaaaggcaatagCAATATGTTGCCATTGCCTTacagcattggcacccataatTAGTAGGTAAATCAATTTCTAAGTAAGATTATTTTTGATGCTTTAATGCATCAAACTGATGTCATATCAACCACTTACtgatacaaacaaataaaacatataataaatataGCTGCAACAGATggatttgtctcttttttttatttatttattttttattaaatgttccTTTTCTCCATGCAATATTTATCAAAGCACTCCCCTTGACTTAGCCTGTTCTCTGTCCTGTCAGATCTCTCTGTGCCAGTCTCTGATATCCCTCTCTCTGGAAGGACTGGTCTACTACCACACCTACGACCGCTTCTTTCTGGGCTGCAGTGTGGTTCTAGGATTTGTAGGCTGGACCTCATATGTCATCCTAATCATACTGAGAACTCACGCCAGCCTCAACAGACATCCTAATCTCACTAAACAGGTTAGGCTGCTGATGTGTAATTCTTGCCTATTCAGATTAATTTTCCCCCAAAACTGGTTCATGAAACTTGAAAGTCTTGTTAAGTTGGTATTCCTGTTCTGTGTGTGCAGATTCCCAGTCATAATTTGGCAAGGCTGTGTTTATGCGTGGCAGTGGTGATCGCTACGTTCCTGCTCATCCAAAGAAGCCCAATAACTTACTATGTTTACTGCCTGCTGCCTGTCCCTGTGTGGTACTCTGTTTTTAAAGAGTGAGTCAaatacaagcaaaaaaaaatggaaactaGTTGACAATGTAACACATATCCACAAATATACATCACCTATAATTACAGTCAAACATTTAGATTCATATTTGAAGTTCTTTGAGAGTGATGGAGCAGTCAGACAGGCTATTCATCACATTTGCAGAGATCACATAATCGAATTCAAAAAGCAGATCTCATttacatttcagatttttacttCTATGTCAAGCACAGGAGTAAAAATAAGTGATATTTACGCTCTTTGAAGGGGTGTTTCCATTCATTTTGCTCCTCTGTAAACTAAAAGAAGGGacatagtttttcttctttttttaacaggaaaagtaattttatttatgatccCTTTTTAAGATCTGGAGCTCTCATAGACTTGATTCGGTCAGCCCCCTCCCTGCCATTGTGGAAATGTTTGGGCTACTTTTTGCTGGTGGCCTTTGGCATCGAGTTGCTGGTAGGTGTTTCCTAAAGCAAATATTTCTGCTTATGTATAGATAAACATATAACTCTTTATTACTGAAAATAAGCAAAATAAGCCATTAATTAGTTAGTTTGATCACACAGTTTTATCTccagtatgtacagtatatggtgGTTATTAGGAGAGCTGTTTGTATCCTCAGTGGCTGTAACTCTGCTGCCCCCAGGTGGTGAGTTTCTTCCATCGCGCCATGCTGACTGTAGGCCTGGCTATCCTCTCTCTGTGGCCCCTCCTATTGGGACTTTTTGGCAAGGCCAAGGTAACATAAACATCAAATAATGTTCCTGGAGTGAAATTAAACCCGGAAAAggcatgttattttttatttccatagTTTATTTTCTCCTGTATGGAAGAAAGCGTCCTTCCAGGAAGTTTACCAATAAAGCCTGGGGTTTtccataaagaaaagaaatgaaaacactaTGGAAAATTCTCTAGTTTTATGTAACATGTTTTGCTTTCATCAGAACTTCTGTCCATCATTGTAACTGTTCTTAGATTTCCAAACCAGATGTTACTACATAATTTGATATATGGGTTAAATGCTTCAGAATCCTCtgcagcagtggttcccaacctttttcctcagggacccccttcatgcgtatactaaaatgccatggaccccctgctccatcCTGTGCTggaaccatgcttggttttaggaTTTCACaggtgagattctcaccataaataatatATTCCGGTTGAGTCCTGTcatttgataaagccaaagtgaaatgaacaacatacagccttacttttttcccccttaaaatagggacaaaaTAGGGaacccctgtgctctttgggggtcCCGGACgccaggttggaaaccactgctcTACAGTAATAATGCCAGAAAACATAATATTTTTGGTCTTAAAACACtacttttttctgtaaaagcaattatatatttaatattaatataaatatacataatagTTTCTACTCTGAAAGTGTGTGTTCAAACAAAATATAAGACCTGAAGATATGGAACTTTGCAGAGAAACATCCAGCACTCAGAACTCCCAAAACCTGAGGTGAAGCCTCTGGTGCGCCGATAGTTACGTTCATAATTTTTGCAGTTATGTTTAAAGCAGATTGTGTGTGAACATTTTAAGCTGAAACTGATGAAAACACCCGTTTGTAGGTGTGATGTAAACAGACGTGGTCAGTAAGTGCCTGCTGTCTATGTAGCACTTTATCTGTAGCTGCTATGTTTCAAGTGCTCATTGAATTCAACAAATGCCACAGCTTCTTAACTTGTGATAATTACTGCTGACAGTTATTTTTGTCTCTGTTCCTGGGTAGTTTCGTTCACTGAACTGGTTTCTGGGCTGTCTGTGTTTGGCTGCTTTTCCCTTGATGCCAGTTGTGGGTAGAGAGCCTAACCTACATCTGGTGTGAGTACTTCCTTTATTTGTTTCCGTTTATAAGAATGTTAATCACAATGTTCTATGATGATACTCAGAAATTATATTTAGGTCAGGTCAGTTACAACGAAATATTTAACATCACTATACCAAAGAAAATGTCTTCAGCAATACTGAAGTGTCGTCACAAACAGGGAAATAATTTTTCGGAGAtcaacaaatatttttgttgttggaatcaatattctgattttaaagatttaaagatatcaaactaaataaatatgtactttTCCTCTTTAAACCCCACATAATAGTATTTCTATAGAGAAGTTGGAGGCAGACAATCTTAAATGAACTGCTTATTAACAGCAGTAGCTGTACACAGTGTACATGCATATGCATGAAGTTGACATATATAAACCTGTGATGTTTGTATACCCAGTACCTGTGCAGGTCTACTCGCTCTCCTCACTTCAGCCTGTTTCCTGTGGACATCACATCAGAGGACACCTCTGCACCTCAGTGACAGACATCAGTTTTTCATTCAGGTAGCTACAaagcatcttgtttttttgtctggGTGTCTGTGGGATTTTATTGCTAAATTTGCTGAGAAAATAATTTCCATCAACCCCAACAGATGCtccatgtgggtgtgtgtgcgtaCGTGCCATctctgacacactccagcctgCAGCAGAAGCAGGGCCTGCCACTTCTTAATCAGATCATCAGCTGGAGCACATTAGGTAGGAGGGTGGAAACAAGCACAAGATGCTGCTGGTGTTCAACGCTGCAGACATTCCACTTATGTTTAGGTTTTATGTAttgacaaaatacaaaaataaataaaaaaagacaaaaaaaaaagtgacagacAATGTTCAAACATCTGCCGTCTTTTATCAGCATCTTCTATATTTGTCCCTTTGCTGAGCTCCACGCGTCTTTTCCACCGCCTCCTCAGTATATTCTTGTCTCTCACATCCACATACCTGCTGCTCAGCACTGGGTAAGACATCAAACACATCAAATACTTCAAGTTAAATGTTATTTGGAGTTATCACTTCAGCAAAATGTctagaaaatgtttaatgtttttgttttctcctgaCTAGGTCAGAGGCGTTGTTCCCTCCTGTGTTATCTTGGTTAATGTTTGCGTGGATCAACATTGAACAGGAGGCCATGCTCGCTCAAGGTGTCTCTGGCAGGCAAGAGGTAGATGTTTGCTTCTACCTGATCACATATGTTTCATATCCATATGTCACGgagcatacatacatacacacatattctTATGCCGGCACACACATCATTTAGTCTCTCTGACGTCATCTTTCCTTTTGTATTTTCCCCACCCTTGTCTGTACGATTAGCGCAGCCCAGGGTGCACACTTGGTGGCTCTCACCTGGTTTAGGAatacatttcacacacacacttaccagTTTTCGCAGCGCATGGTCTGCTGGCCGCATCCCGCCTTGTTTGGCAAGACCAAGCAGAAGGATATTGCTGTGTTTAAATAGAAAGTCGTTTTCCTGGATCATGTGACTTTGGTTTCAAGGTGTTTTGAGTTTGTACTAATTAGGGGGAAATAAATGTTGGTGTACAGACATATTTCTTTATAATACTGATTGAATCATGTGAAGGTTACCTTTATAATATTTTGTGCAAAAAGATGTGGTCTTTTTGGTTTCTcaattgttttttgtatttttttttcttttggacacTGAGTCTAGTGGGAGGGGCTTAAGGTATAAAAAGAGGAAGCCTCAAGTCTGTTAAAATAGGAATATGGCCAACTGAACTATTTTATCTggtattttagatatttttcacAGAAGGTTGAGGAAATAAATGTCACAAGCatttttacttacttatttgGATTACCCGAGGTTTCTTTGGAAGTTTGAgaagaaagtgaaagaaaaccCGTGACAGCTACTCTTTttgacttttttcaaaatgaaaaactatcACCATCAGGGACCTAAGATGGTTAACCTTATCAATtgtataaaatagaaaaaaacctcACTTTTATATAGTATAGTCCCGTAAAGGCAAGTTGACACATGTTATctctgaaaaacagttttaaagtgCTCACTTCTTTAaataacaattttatttatagagcacttttaaTTTGAATACAAGCTGAACAAAGTACCACACAGACAAAAATTCAAATAAGCCAAGAATCATATAACAATCCGTAACAACAGTGGAAAAACACTGGCGGTTAAATCAGTCAAATAAATGGAACaggattaaagtaaaaaaaaaaaaacaataaataaataaaatctgaacatGGCTTTTATAAATTTGTGTTTCAGTTGATTtgtggacctggttgtgtttttttttctttcagttatcCAGTATTGATTTCTCATCAAACATCGACATCAGCAAGATCAGACAGCTGAAGCTGGATGACATCAGAAGAGCATATTTTTTTGTATCctttttattgaaaacaaacaaaaaaaaaatattttaatcatcCCTTAGATATTTTCTTGACTAAAATTTCTTCAGGTATTTTTTATAATCACAGCTTTCTTTGGCACCGGAAACATTGCATCCATTAACAggtatatgtgttatatgtaaGAGTGTTGTGAACGACAGAAAGTTGTGTTTTGCATGGCTGAAATTGGAAGATAATTGCAGCCAGGATGAAATGAATGTCTGGTATGCATGACTTGAACGAAGTTCTGCGTTTTTTCTGATAATTAGCACAGCATAATTTGTATACAGGAAGGAAACAAGTGGCCTGTGAAGATGGCACAGACTAGATCCCGCATTATTTGCATCATTTAGAAAAACCAGTCTCTTGTATTGtgaatttctttttacttcatGTGGGGGTTGACAGTTATAACCATGCATTAATCCAgctgtaatataaatataaatatgtaatattatgtgtatttactttctttgtttctttctcccGTTGTCTAGTTTTGACCCAGCTTCTGTTTATTGTTTCCTCACTGTTTTCAACCCCTTTATCATGGGAGGGCTTATGATGTGGAAGGTACTGTTTATTAAGTACATTATTTCTATATTATATGCTGCATTTCCAGGGCAGAGATGTTGTCTTGCTGTCAAGCTTTTTCCAACATATATAgtttgtttaatgtgttttaatctTCCTCTTTTGCTATTTTGTGTATCCAAAGCAACACCTTTTCACATTCTTGTGAAaggttttttaaataaaaaaacaaactttttttatcTATCAATGCCTAATGATGTTTTATAACTAATAGAAAGATTTTTCATCATTACTTTTTTCAGAAGTATTCGTGTTTTCCAAAGTTTccactcattttcttttgtctctccAGGTTATCATTCCATTCATCATAGTGATGTGTACATTTGAGACCATCCAAGTTGCAACTCAGCTCTCATCAAGAAGGTAAACTCTTCCTGCTGCAGCTAAAATAAGATAGTAGAGCAAGTTCAATCATTTtattacattctgttttatttgtcattatttattttctagttTGTTCCTAATTGTCCTGGTTATCTCTGATGTGATGGCTCTGGTAAGGCATATCTTGCAAGTTTGAAAGTTTGGTTTGCAAATGCAATAATCTTTCCTAAAGGATTTTCAGAAGGAATTTTAaactcctccttctcctcagcATTTTTTCTTCATGGTGCAGGACTATGGCAGCTGGTTGGACATTGGTACAAGGTAGGTTAACTAGAAAACTGACTTTGTAAGTATTAATAATTAGCATTTTAATACCCTCACTTTTTTGTAGACTCCCTCCACCTCCTTTTTTGTGCTGTTCTTTCTCAGATCTGCCaaatgtacatatacacatgcgcattttaattgaatttttattttttggtcttTCACAGCATCAGCCACTATGTAATAGTGATGTCGATGACGATCTTTCTGATGCTGCTCAGTGTGgtcacacacattttcacatcaaAAAGGTTCATCCTGTGGAGGAAACCCAAGATGCACTTTCCTTAAATGaacatgtatttatgttttcagGTGTTCATTTATTGGCTGGTTATAAATATTCCTATTTatcttgtttatatttttttttaaatagtagttttgtgttttatgcaTACTACACAAAATTATGCATTACTTTTAGCAAAACCAGGCCTCTGTGGTGTTTGGACAAAGGTATTTTTATAACTTAAggtattattttttctttaatcattgACTAATGTGACCAAGACTACTTTAATGTTTGACTGTGAATTAAACTTTTGCTAAGGGTGCAGATGTATGATCTTATGAATGATAACTCCATTAACCCTTGAAGTGTGTAACACTGTTTCCTGTAAAAGTACCTAATGTGCATCCTTGTTTACTGGAACAG encodes:
- the pign gene encoding GPI ethanolamine phosphate transferase 1 — encoded protein: MRMITFFLVGLTVHVVFFLSIFDIYFTSPLVHGMTPQITPVSPPASRLVLVVADGLRADSLFTLLPNGSSRTPYLRGVIEKTGTWGVSHTRVPTESRPGHVALIAGFYEDVSAVAKGWKENPVEFDSVFNESRNTWCWGSPDILPMFAKGATGDHVYTHTYPAVEEDFASTDASRLDSWVFTQVKSLFQSAKSNSTLKASLLEDKNVFFLHLLGIDTNGHAHRPMSQEYLDNIRLVDMGVAEIVSVIEDFFGYDGRTAYVFTSDHGMTNWGSHGAGHPSETLTPLVVWGAGVNNAQRVTEPQPYKDGYLKDWKLEHIRRVDVNQADIAPLMASLIGLPIPVNSVGVLPLLYLNNSNQFKAESMYSNAIQVLEQFKMKMKQKQETTLSFLFTPYQLLTESKQAEFTQKARILIQLEKFHEAISLCQSLISLSLEGLVYYHTYDRFFLGCSVVLGFVGWTSYVILIILRTHASLNRHPNLTKQIPSHNLARLCLCVAVVIATFLLIQRSPITYYVYCLLPVPVWYSVFKESGALIDLIRSAPSLPLWKCLGYFLLVAFGIELLVVSFFHRAMLTVGLAILSLWPLLLGLFGKAKFRSLNWFLGCLCLAAFPLMPVVGREPNLHLVTCAGLLALLTSACFLWTSHQRTPLHLSDRHQFFIQMLHVGVCAYVPSLTHSSLQQKQGLPLLNQIISWSTLASSIFVPLLSSTRLFHRLLSIFLSLTSTYLLLSTGSEALFPPVLSWLMFAWINIEQEAMLAQGVSGRQELSSIDFSSNIDISKIRQLKLDDIRRAYFFVFFIITAFFGTGNIASINSFDPASVYCFLTVFNPFIMGGLMMWKVIIPFIIVMCTFETIQVATQLSSRSLFLIVLVISDVMALHFFFMVQDYGSWLDIGTSISHYVIVMSMTIFLMLLSVVTHIFTSKRFILWRKPKMHFP